Proteins encoded within one genomic window of Arachis ipaensis cultivar K30076 chromosome B08, Araip1.1, whole genome shotgun sequence:
- the LOC107614142 gene encoding UPF0678 fatty acid-binding protein-like protein At1g79260 encodes MDANKEPPVVHPAVAALSFLLGTWRGQGEGGYPTINSFSYAEELHFSHSPNKPVIGYTQKTWKLGSGEPMHAESGYWRPKLDGTIEVVIAQSTGLVEVQKGTYSTEQKVIQLQSEMVGNASKVKEIRRCFRMVDGTLCYDVEMATNTITLQPHLKAALKKL; translated from the exons ATGGATGCAAACAAAGAGCCTCCGGTGGTGCACCCAGCGGTGGCAGCACTGTCCTTCCTTCTCGGCACTTGGAGAGGCCAAGGAGAAGGAGGCTACCCCACCATCAATTCCTTCTCTTATGCCGAAGAACTTCACTTCTCTCATTCTCCCAACAAG CCTGTGATAGGGTATACACAAAAGACATGGAAGCTGGGTTCCGGAGAGCCAATGCACGCTGAGAGTGGATACTGGCGTCCTAAACTTGATGGCACCATTGAAGTTGTCATTGCTCAAAGCACTGGTCTTGTTGAAGTTCAG AAAGGGACATATAGCACTGAACAGAAAGTGATTCAGCTTCAGAGTGAAATGGTTGGGAATGCTTCTAAG GTAAAAGAGATAAGAAGATGTTTTCGGATGGTTGATGGGACTCTTTGCTACGATGTTGAGATGGCTACCAACACGATAACTCTTCAACCGCACTTGAAAGCTGCACTAAAGAAGCTCTGA